From one Marmota flaviventris isolate mMarFla1 chromosome 1, mMarFla1.hap1, whole genome shotgun sequence genomic stretch:
- the Ppia gene encoding peptidyl-prolyl cis-trans isomerase A, with the protein MVNPTVFFDIAVDGEPLGRVSFELFADKVPKTAENFRALSTGEKGFGYKGSCFHRIIPGFMCQGGDFTRHNGTGGKSIYGEKFDDENFILKHTGPGILSMANAGPNTNGSQFFICTAKTEWLDGKHVVFGKVKEGMNIVEAMERFGSRNGKTSKKITISDCGQL; encoded by the exons ATGGTCAACCCCACCGTGTTCTTCGATATCGCCGTCGACGGCGAGCCCTTGGGCCGCGTCTCCTTCGAG TTGTTTGCAGACAAAGTTCCAAAAACAGCAG aaaattttcgtGCTCTGAGTACTGGAGAGAAAGGATTTGGTTATAAGGGTTCCTGCTTTCACAGAATTATTCCAGGATTTATGTGCCAG GGTGGTGACTTCACACGCCATAATGGCACTGGCGGCAAGTCCATCTACGGGGAGAAGTTTGATGATGAGAACTTCATCCTAAAGCATACAGGCCCTGGCATTTTGTCTATGGCAAATGCTGGGCCAAACACAAACGGTTCCCAGTTTTTCATCTGCACTGCCAAGACTGAGTG GTTGGATGGCAAGCATGTGGTCTTTGGGAAGGTGAAAGAGGGCATGAACATTGTGGAAGCCATGGAACGCTTTGGGTCCAGGAATGGCAAGACCAGCAAGAAGATCACCATTTCCGACTGTGGACAACTCTAA